From the Esox lucius isolate fEsoLuc1 chromosome 21, fEsoLuc1.pri, whole genome shotgun sequence genome, one window contains:
- the tnikb gene encoding TRAF2 and NCK interacting kinase b isoform X6, translating into MASDSPARSLDEIDLSALRDPAGIFELVELVGNGTYGQVYKGRHVKTGQLAAIKVMDVTGDEEEEIKAEINMLKKYSHHRNIATYYGAFVKKNPPGVDDQLWLVMEFCGAGSVTDLIKNTKGNSLKEEWTAYICREILRGLTHLHQHKVIHRDIKGQNVLLTENAEVKLVDFGVSAQLDRTVGRRNTFIGTPYWMAPEVIACDENPEATYDFKSDLWSLGITAIEMAEGAPPLCDMHPMRALFLIPRNPAPRLKSKKWSKKFQSFIESCLVKSHGQRPSTEQLLKHPFIRELPNERQVRIQLKDHIDRTKKKRGERDETEYEYSGSEEEEEERDVGEPSSIINIPGESTLRRDFLRLQLANKERSEALRRQQLEQQQNEEHKRLLLAERQKRIEEQKEQRRRLEEQQRREREIRKQQEREQRRRYEEMEQLRRDEERRDEERRDEERRHAEREQVHTQEYIRRQLEEEQRQLEILQQQLLQEQALLMEYKRKQIEEQRQADRLQRQLQQERAYLVSLQQPRPQDKKQLYHYKDTAPSNDKPAWAKEVMRRAQSNSPRIPPKKSHSFNQPRDDSLSHLLSNPEYAPRSRPPSYPAQSSQPREMFVQSDFKNKNVPCIRVSCPPDPIPDSSYPIMRHPEPRRRSPEGEVQESRGRSPGPRVEERSKLNRQCSPALHHKGSNRISDPSLPPRSEPFSSGGIEQSRTPPTHHSVEPQMAHLVQVKSHGLSGSQSLHDPAGVTGLSPSPSPSPGRPPMPRQNSDPTSDTPPPPPHPRLVPPPDKLDRSSWLRTDLDLPPKVPQRTTSISPALVRKNSPGNGLGGLAPRAGAHLIRASNPDLRRTDVSMETPLKRMSSGSSSSSSTPSSQGGSNERGVSKVEGSAGPAQETKDDNRDVTLTRPSRPASYKRAVDEDLTALAKELRDLRQGEELNRPPAKVTDYSSSSDESQSDEDEGGEGRSNDGSVAVSDIPRIMPAAGQSGGDAYGVIGGHNDSHDDSYGNSSQDSTLMMREYGMGSGSGSKSSSFTPFVDPRVYGTSPTEDDDENSAPALFPNELLLHEQARLNEARKISVVNVNPTNIRPHSDTPEIRKYKKRFNSEILCAALWGVNLLVGTENGLMLLDRSGQGKVYNLISRRRFQQMDVLEGLNVLVTISGKKNKLRVYYLSWLRNRILHNDPEVEKKQGWITVGELEGCVHYKVVKYERIKFLVIALKNSVEIYAWAPKPYHKFMAFKSFTDLQHRPQLVDLTVEEGQRLKVIYGSSVGFHVIDVDSGNPYDIYVPSHIQSQVTPHAIVVLPRTDGMEMLLCYEDEGVYVNTYGRITKDVVLQWGEMPTSVAYIHSNQIMGWGEKAIEIRSVETGHLDGVFMHKRAQRLKFLSERNDKVFFASVRSGGSSQVFFMTLNRSSMMNW; encoded by the exons GGTCGCCATGTCAAAACAGGCCAGCTTGCCGCCATCAAAGTTATGGATGTTACTGGC gatgaggaggaggagattaAAGCCGAGATCAACATGTTGAAGAAGTACAGCCACCATCGTAACATCGCTACCTACTACGGCGCCTTCGTCAAGAAGAACCCCCCGGGCGTTGACGACCAGCTGTGG ttggtgATGGAGTTCTGTGGGGCTGGCTCAGTAACAGATCTCATTAAAAACACCAAGGGGAACTCTCTGAAGGAGGAGTGGACGGCCTACATCTGTAGAGAGATCCTCAGG GGTCTGACCCACCTTCACCAACACAAGGTCATCCACAGAGACATAAAGGGTCAGAACGTCCTGCTGACTGAGAATGCAGAGGTCAAACTGG tGGACTTTGGCGTGAGTGCCCAATTGGACCGTACTGTGGGGAGAAGGAACACATTCATAGGGACACCATATTGGATGGCTCCTGAAGTAATCGCCTGCGACGAAAACCCAGAGGCCACCTACGACTTCAAG AGTGACCTGTGGTCTCTGGGTATTACGGCTATAGAGATGGCAGAAGGAGCACCAC CGCTGTGTGACATGCATCCAATGAGAGCCCTCTTCCTCATCCCCAGAAACCCCGCCCCCAGACTCAAGTCGAAAAAGTG GTCTAAGAAGTTCCAGTCGTTCATTGAGAGCTGCTTGGTGAAGAGTCACGGTCAGAGACCGAGCACAGAGCAGCTGTTGAAACACCCCTTTATCAGAGAGCTGCCCAACGAACGACAGGTCCGCATCCAGCTGAAGGACCACATCGACAGGACCAAGAAGAAgcggggagagaggg atgAGACAGAGTATGAGTACAGTGgcagtgaggaagaggaggaagaacggGATGTGGGGGAACCaag CTCCATTATTAACATCCCTGGGGAGTCAACATTGAGGCGGGACTTCCTGAGGTTGCAGCTGGCCAATAAGGAGCGGTCTGAGGCTCTGAGGAGGCAGCAGTTGGAGCAACAGCAGAACGAGGAACACAAGCGCCTCCTGTTGGCAGAGCGACAGAAACGtattgaggaacagaaagaacagagaaGGAGACTGGAGGAG CAACAGCGTAGAGAGCGTGAGATCCGAAAACAGCAGGAGAGGGAACAGAGGAGGCGCTACGAAGAGATGGAGCAGCTGCGGAGGGATGAGGAGCGGAGGGATGAGGAGCGGAGGGATGAGGAGCGGCGACACGCCGAGAGagaacaggtacacacacag GAGTATATCCGTAggcagctggaggaggagcaaaGACAGCTGGAGATTCTACAGCAACAACTCCTCCAGGAGCAGGCTTTACTGATG GAGTACAAGCGAAAGCAGATTGAGGAGCAGCGGCAGGCTGATCGTCTCCAAAGACAGTTGCAGCAGGAGCGGGCCTACCTTGTGTCCCTCCAGCAGCCCCGACCGCAGGACAAGAAACAGCTGTACCACTACAAAGACACAGCCCCCAGTAATGACAAGCCGGCCTGGGCCAAGGAG GTGATGCGTCGAGCCCAAAGTAACTCCCCTCGTATTCCTCCCAAGAAGTCCCACTCCTTCAACCAGCCTCGAGATGACAGCCTGTCACACCTCCTATCAAACCCTGAGTACGCCCCCCGCTCCCGCCCCCCTTCCTACCCTGCCCAATCAAGTCAGCCCAGGGAAATGTTCGTCCAGTCCGACTTCAAAAATAAGAATGTTCCATGTATTCGTGTGTCCTGCCCACCTGATCCCATCCCTGACTCCTCTTATCCAATCATGCGTCACCCTGAGCCCAGAAGGAGGAGCCCTGAGGGAGAAGTTCAGGAGTCAAGGGGAAGGAGTCCAGGTCCACGG gtggaGGAGCGTTCCAAGCTCAACAGACAGTGTTCTCCGGCGCTGCACCATAAAGGGTCAAACCGTATCTCCGACCCGTCCCTGCCGCCTCGCTCCGAGCCCTTCAGCAGTGGGGGCATAGAGCAATCCAgaacaccacccacacaccactctgtagaaccacag ATGGCCCACCTGGTGCAGGTGAAGTCCCACGGGCTGTCTGGTTCCCAGTCTCTACATGACCCTGCAGGGGTCACTGGCCTGTCCCCCTCCCCGTCCCCCTCCCCCGGTCGTCCCCCTATGCCTCGCCAGAACTCTGACCCCACCTCAGACACTCCTCCTCCGCCACCTCACCCTCGCCTTGTTCCCCCACCTGACAAATTGGACCGCAGCTCCTGGCTACGAACAGACCTGGACCTGCCTCCCAAG GTGCCCCAGAGGACCACGTCTATCTCTCCAGCCCTGGTCCGGAAGAACTCTCCTGGGAATGGTCTAGGAGGCCTCGCTCCCAGAGCTGGGGCACACCTGATACGAGCCAG TAACCCGGACCTGCGGAGGACTGATGTCTCCATGGAAACTCCCCTGAAGAGGATGAGCAGTGGCAGTTCTTCCAGCTCATCTACCCCTTCCTCCCAGGGGGGCAGCAACGAGCGAG gAGTCAGTAAGGTGGAGGGGTCTGCGGGGCCGGCCCAGGAAACCAAAGACGACAACAGAGACGTGACCCTGACGCGGCCCAGCAGGCCTGCT AGCTATAAGAGAGCTGTGGATGAG GACCTGACCGCTCTGGCCAAGGAGCTGCGGGATCTACGTCAGGGGGAGGAGCTTAACCGGCCACCTGCCAAGGTGACGGACTACTCTTCATCCAGTGACGAGTCACAGAGTGACGAGGATGAGGGTGGGGAGGGGAGGAGCAACGACGGCTCCGTAGCGGTCAGCGACATCCCACGGATCAT gccgGCTGCGGGGCAGAGCGGTGGGGATGCTTATGGCGTGATAGGAGGCCATAATGATTCCCACGACGATTCCTATGGCAACAGTTCCCAAGACAGCACCCTGATGATGAGAGAG TATGGCATGGGAAGTGGGAGTGGCTCCAAGTCCTCCTCCTTCACGCCCTTTGTTGATCCACGAGTCTATGGAACGTCACCAactgaagatgatgatgaaaaCTCTGCCCCGG CCCTCTTTCCAAATGAGTTGCTACTGCATGAGCAGGCCCGACTGAACGAGGCCAGAAAGATCAGCGTGGTCAACGTGAACCCAACCAACATTCGACCTCACAGCGACACGCCAGAGATCCGCAAATACAAGAAACGCTTCAACTCTGAGATCCTGTGCGCTGCCCTCTGGG GTGTGAACTTGCTAGTTGGAACGGAGAATGGTCTGATGTTGCTGGACCGCAGCGGTCAGGGGAAAGTCTACAACCTGATCAGCCGCCGACGCTTCCAACAGATGGATGTTCTGGAGGGACTCAATGTCCTAGTCACCATATCAG ggaAGAAGAACAAGCTGCGTGTGTACTACCTGTCCTGGCTGAGGAACAGGATATTACACAATGACCCAGAGGTGGAGAAGAAGCAGGGTTGGATTACTGTAGGAGAGTTGGAGGGCTGTGTGCACTACAAAGTCG TGAAGTATGAGAGGATCAAGTTTCTGGTCATCGCTCTGAAGAACTCAGTGGAGATCTACGCCTGGGCACCCAAGCCCTACCACAAGTTCATGGCCttcaag TCGTTCACTGACCTGCAGCACCGCCCCCAGCTCGTTGACCTCACTGTGGAGGAAGGTCAGAGGCTGAAGGTCATCTATGGCTCCAGTGTTGGGTTCCATGTCATTGATGTTGACTCTGGCAACCCTTACGATATCTACGTCCCCTCCCAC ATTCAGAGTCAGGTGACGCCCCATGCCATCGTGGTGCTGCCGCGGACCGACGGGATGGAGATGCTGCTGTGTTATGAGGACGAGGGCGTGTATGTCAACACCTATGGGCGCATCACGAAAGACGTGGTGCTGCAGTGGGGAGAGATGCCCACCTCTGTTG CCTACATCCACTCCAATCAGATCATGGGCTGGGGAGAGAAGGCCATTGAGATCCGCTCCGTGGAGACGGGACACCTCGACGGAGTTTTCATGCACAAGCGAGCTCAGCGACTGAAGTTCCTGTCAGAGAGGAACGACAAG GTGTTTTTCGCCTCTGTGCGTTCCGGCGGCAGTAGTCAAGTCTTCTTCATGACCCTGAACCGCAGCTCCATGATGAACTGGTAA
- the tnikb gene encoding TRAF2 and NCK interacting kinase b isoform X4, protein MASDSPARSLDEIDLSALRDPAGIFELVELVGNGTYGQVYKGRHVKTGQLAAIKVMDVTGDEEEEIKAEINMLKKYSHHRNIATYYGAFVKKNPPGVDDQLWLVMEFCGAGSVTDLIKNTKGNSLKEEWTAYICREILRGLTHLHQHKVIHRDIKGQNVLLTENAEVKLVDFGVSAQLDRTVGRRNTFIGTPYWMAPEVIACDENPEATYDFKSDLWSLGITAIEMAEGAPPLCDMHPMRALFLIPRNPAPRLKSKKWSKKFQSFIESCLVKSHGQRPSTEQLLKHPFIRELPNERQVRIQLKDHIDRTKKKRGERDETEYEYSGSEEEEEERDVGEPSSIINIPGESTLRRDFLRLQLANKERSEALRRQQLEQQQNEEHKRLLLAERQKRIEEQKEQRRRLEEQQRREREIRKQQEREQRRRYEEMEQLRRDEERRDEERRDEERRHAEREQVHTQEYKRKQIEEQRQADRLQRQLQQERAYLVSLQQPRPQDKKQLYHYKDTAPSNDKPAWAKEVMRRAQSNSPRIPPKKSHSFNQPRDDSLSHLLSNPEYAPRSRPPSYPAQSSQPREMFVQSDFKNKNVPCIRVSCPPDPIPDSSYPIMRHPEPRRRSPEGEVQESRGRSPGPRVEERSKLNRQCSPALHHKGSNRISDPSLPPRSEPFSSGGIEQSRTPPTHHSVEPQMAHLVQVKSHGLSGSQSLHDPAGVTGLSPSPSPSPGRPPMPRQNSDPTSDTPPPPPHPRLVPPPDKLDRSSWLRTDLDLPPKVPQRTTSISPALVRKNSPGNGLGGLAPRAGAHLIRASNPDLRRTDVSMETPLKRMSSGSSSSSSTPSSQGGSNERGVSKVEGSAGPAQETKDDNRDVTLTRPSRPASYKRAVDEDLTALAKELRDLRQGEELNRPPAKVTDYSSSSDESQSDEDEGGEGRSNDGSVAVSDIPRIMPAAGQSGGDAYGVIGGHNDSHDDSYGNSSQDSTLMMRETYGDRRRSSTLAEGNGFCYNANLPDLVQQSPSPLVSPGDGSGRSHPEYGMGSGSGSKSSSFTPFVDPRVYGTSPTEDDDENSAPALFPNELLLHEQARLNEARKISVVNVNPTNIRPHSDTPEIRKYKKRFNSEILCAALWGVNLLVGTENGLMLLDRSGQGKVYNLISRRRFQQMDVLEGLNVLVTISGKKNKLRVYYLSWLRNRILHNDPEVEKKQGWITVGELEGCVHYKVVKYERIKFLVIALKNSVEIYAWAPKPYHKFMAFKSFTDLQHRPQLVDLTVEEGQRLKVIYGSSVGFHVIDVDSGNPYDIYVPSHIQSQVTPHAIVVLPRTDGMEMLLCYEDEGVYVNTYGRITKDVVLQWGEMPTSVAYIHSNQIMGWGEKAIEIRSVETGHLDGVFMHKRAQRLKFLSERNDKVFFASVRSGGSSQVFFMTLNRSSMMNW, encoded by the exons GGTCGCCATGTCAAAACAGGCCAGCTTGCCGCCATCAAAGTTATGGATGTTACTGGC gatgaggaggaggagattaAAGCCGAGATCAACATGTTGAAGAAGTACAGCCACCATCGTAACATCGCTACCTACTACGGCGCCTTCGTCAAGAAGAACCCCCCGGGCGTTGACGACCAGCTGTGG ttggtgATGGAGTTCTGTGGGGCTGGCTCAGTAACAGATCTCATTAAAAACACCAAGGGGAACTCTCTGAAGGAGGAGTGGACGGCCTACATCTGTAGAGAGATCCTCAGG GGTCTGACCCACCTTCACCAACACAAGGTCATCCACAGAGACATAAAGGGTCAGAACGTCCTGCTGACTGAGAATGCAGAGGTCAAACTGG tGGACTTTGGCGTGAGTGCCCAATTGGACCGTACTGTGGGGAGAAGGAACACATTCATAGGGACACCATATTGGATGGCTCCTGAAGTAATCGCCTGCGACGAAAACCCAGAGGCCACCTACGACTTCAAG AGTGACCTGTGGTCTCTGGGTATTACGGCTATAGAGATGGCAGAAGGAGCACCAC CGCTGTGTGACATGCATCCAATGAGAGCCCTCTTCCTCATCCCCAGAAACCCCGCCCCCAGACTCAAGTCGAAAAAGTG GTCTAAGAAGTTCCAGTCGTTCATTGAGAGCTGCTTGGTGAAGAGTCACGGTCAGAGACCGAGCACAGAGCAGCTGTTGAAACACCCCTTTATCAGAGAGCTGCCCAACGAACGACAGGTCCGCATCCAGCTGAAGGACCACATCGACAGGACCAAGAAGAAgcggggagagaggg atgAGACAGAGTATGAGTACAGTGgcagtgaggaagaggaggaagaacggGATGTGGGGGAACCaag CTCCATTATTAACATCCCTGGGGAGTCAACATTGAGGCGGGACTTCCTGAGGTTGCAGCTGGCCAATAAGGAGCGGTCTGAGGCTCTGAGGAGGCAGCAGTTGGAGCAACAGCAGAACGAGGAACACAAGCGCCTCCTGTTGGCAGAGCGACAGAAACGtattgaggaacagaaagaacagagaaGGAGACTGGAGGAG CAACAGCGTAGAGAGCGTGAGATCCGAAAACAGCAGGAGAGGGAACAGAGGAGGCGCTACGAAGAGATGGAGCAGCTGCGGAGGGATGAGGAGCGGAGGGATGAGGAGCGGAGGGATGAGGAGCGGCGACACGCCGAGAGagaacaggtacacacacag GAGTACAAGCGAAAGCAGATTGAGGAGCAGCGGCAGGCTGATCGTCTCCAAAGACAGTTGCAGCAGGAGCGGGCCTACCTTGTGTCCCTCCAGCAGCCCCGACCGCAGGACAAGAAACAGCTGTACCACTACAAAGACACAGCCCCCAGTAATGACAAGCCGGCCTGGGCCAAGGAG GTGATGCGTCGAGCCCAAAGTAACTCCCCTCGTATTCCTCCCAAGAAGTCCCACTCCTTCAACCAGCCTCGAGATGACAGCCTGTCACACCTCCTATCAAACCCTGAGTACGCCCCCCGCTCCCGCCCCCCTTCCTACCCTGCCCAATCAAGTCAGCCCAGGGAAATGTTCGTCCAGTCCGACTTCAAAAATAAGAATGTTCCATGTATTCGTGTGTCCTGCCCACCTGATCCCATCCCTGACTCCTCTTATCCAATCATGCGTCACCCTGAGCCCAGAAGGAGGAGCCCTGAGGGAGAAGTTCAGGAGTCAAGGGGAAGGAGTCCAGGTCCACGG gtggaGGAGCGTTCCAAGCTCAACAGACAGTGTTCTCCGGCGCTGCACCATAAAGGGTCAAACCGTATCTCCGACCCGTCCCTGCCGCCTCGCTCCGAGCCCTTCAGCAGTGGGGGCATAGAGCAATCCAgaacaccacccacacaccactctgtagaaccacag ATGGCCCACCTGGTGCAGGTGAAGTCCCACGGGCTGTCTGGTTCCCAGTCTCTACATGACCCTGCAGGGGTCACTGGCCTGTCCCCCTCCCCGTCCCCCTCCCCCGGTCGTCCCCCTATGCCTCGCCAGAACTCTGACCCCACCTCAGACACTCCTCCTCCGCCACCTCACCCTCGCCTTGTTCCCCCACCTGACAAATTGGACCGCAGCTCCTGGCTACGAACAGACCTGGACCTGCCTCCCAAG GTGCCCCAGAGGACCACGTCTATCTCTCCAGCCCTGGTCCGGAAGAACTCTCCTGGGAATGGTCTAGGAGGCCTCGCTCCCAGAGCTGGGGCACACCTGATACGAGCCAG TAACCCGGACCTGCGGAGGACTGATGTCTCCATGGAAACTCCCCTGAAGAGGATGAGCAGTGGCAGTTCTTCCAGCTCATCTACCCCTTCCTCCCAGGGGGGCAGCAACGAGCGAG gAGTCAGTAAGGTGGAGGGGTCTGCGGGGCCGGCCCAGGAAACCAAAGACGACAACAGAGACGTGACCCTGACGCGGCCCAGCAGGCCTGCT AGCTATAAGAGAGCTGTGGATGAG GACCTGACCGCTCTGGCCAAGGAGCTGCGGGATCTACGTCAGGGGGAGGAGCTTAACCGGCCACCTGCCAAGGTGACGGACTACTCTTCATCCAGTGACGAGTCACAGAGTGACGAGGATGAGGGTGGGGAGGGGAGGAGCAACGACGGCTCCGTAGCGGTCAGCGACATCCCACGGATCAT gccgGCTGCGGGGCAGAGCGGTGGGGATGCTTATGGCGTGATAGGAGGCCATAATGATTCCCACGACGATTCCTATGGCAACAGTTCCCAAGACAGCACCCTGATGATGAGAGAG ACATATGGGGACAGGAGGCGGAGCTCCACGCTCGCTGAGGGCAACGGTTTCTGCTACAATGCTAATCTGCCCGATCTGGTGCAGCAAAGCCCCTCCCCCCTGGTCTCCCCTGGTGATGGCTCTGGGCGCAGCCACCCTGAA TATGGCATGGGAAGTGGGAGTGGCTCCAAGTCCTCCTCCTTCACGCCCTTTGTTGATCCACGAGTCTATGGAACGTCACCAactgaagatgatgatgaaaaCTCTGCCCCGG CCCTCTTTCCAAATGAGTTGCTACTGCATGAGCAGGCCCGACTGAACGAGGCCAGAAAGATCAGCGTGGTCAACGTGAACCCAACCAACATTCGACCTCACAGCGACACGCCAGAGATCCGCAAATACAAGAAACGCTTCAACTCTGAGATCCTGTGCGCTGCCCTCTGGG GTGTGAACTTGCTAGTTGGAACGGAGAATGGTCTGATGTTGCTGGACCGCAGCGGTCAGGGGAAAGTCTACAACCTGATCAGCCGCCGACGCTTCCAACAGATGGATGTTCTGGAGGGACTCAATGTCCTAGTCACCATATCAG ggaAGAAGAACAAGCTGCGTGTGTACTACCTGTCCTGGCTGAGGAACAGGATATTACACAATGACCCAGAGGTGGAGAAGAAGCAGGGTTGGATTACTGTAGGAGAGTTGGAGGGCTGTGTGCACTACAAAGTCG TGAAGTATGAGAGGATCAAGTTTCTGGTCATCGCTCTGAAGAACTCAGTGGAGATCTACGCCTGGGCACCCAAGCCCTACCACAAGTTCATGGCCttcaag TCGTTCACTGACCTGCAGCACCGCCCCCAGCTCGTTGACCTCACTGTGGAGGAAGGTCAGAGGCTGAAGGTCATCTATGGCTCCAGTGTTGGGTTCCATGTCATTGATGTTGACTCTGGCAACCCTTACGATATCTACGTCCCCTCCCAC ATTCAGAGTCAGGTGACGCCCCATGCCATCGTGGTGCTGCCGCGGACCGACGGGATGGAGATGCTGCTGTGTTATGAGGACGAGGGCGTGTATGTCAACACCTATGGGCGCATCACGAAAGACGTGGTGCTGCAGTGGGGAGAGATGCCCACCTCTGTTG CCTACATCCACTCCAATCAGATCATGGGCTGGGGAGAGAAGGCCATTGAGATCCGCTCCGTGGAGACGGGACACCTCGACGGAGTTTTCATGCACAAGCGAGCTCAGCGACTGAAGTTCCTGTCAGAGAGGAACGACAAG GTGTTTTTCGCCTCTGTGCGTTCCGGCGGCAGTAGTCAAGTCTTCTTCATGACCCTGAACCGCAGCTCCATGATGAACTGGTAA
- the tnikb gene encoding TRAF2 and NCK interacting kinase b isoform X11, which yields MASDSPARSLDEIDLSALRDPAGIFELVELVGNGTYGQVYKGRHVKTGQLAAIKVMDVTGDEEEEIKAEINMLKKYSHHRNIATYYGAFVKKNPPGVDDQLWLVMEFCGAGSVTDLIKNTKGNSLKEEWTAYICREILRGLTHLHQHKVIHRDIKGQNVLLTENAEVKLVDFGVSAQLDRTVGRRNTFIGTPYWMAPEVIACDENPEATYDFKSDLWSLGITAIEMAEGAPPLCDMHPMRALFLIPRNPAPRLKSKKWSKKFQSFIESCLVKSHGQRPSTEQLLKHPFIRELPNERQVRIQLKDHIDRTKKKRGERDETEYEYSGSEEEEEERDVGEPSSIINIPGESTLRRDFLRLQLANKERSEALRRQQLEQQQNEEHKRLLLAERQKRIEEQKEQRRRLEEQQRREREIRKQQEREQRRRYEEMEQLRRDEERRDEERRDEERRHAEREQVHTQEYIRRQLEEEQRQLEILQQQLLQEQALLMEYKRKQIEEQRQADRLQRQLQQERAYLVSLQQPRPQDKKQLYHYKDTAPSNDKPAWAKEVMRRAQSNSPRIPPKKSHSFNQPRDDSLSHLLSNPEYAPRSRPPSYPAQSSQPREMFVQSDFKNKNVPCIRVSCPPDPIPDSSYPIMRHPEPRRRSPEGEVQESRGRSPGPRVEERSKLNRQCSPALHHKGSNRISDPSLPPRSEPFSSGGIEQSRTPPTHHSVEPQSISTSPPHLPHTLPISSPPPLLFWSWSGPAEIPILRSWSGLAVILNLWSCCDLLGMVLVLVWSCCNPQPLVLL from the exons GGTCGCCATGTCAAAACAGGCCAGCTTGCCGCCATCAAAGTTATGGATGTTACTGGC gatgaggaggaggagattaAAGCCGAGATCAACATGTTGAAGAAGTACAGCCACCATCGTAACATCGCTACCTACTACGGCGCCTTCGTCAAGAAGAACCCCCCGGGCGTTGACGACCAGCTGTGG ttggtgATGGAGTTCTGTGGGGCTGGCTCAGTAACAGATCTCATTAAAAACACCAAGGGGAACTCTCTGAAGGAGGAGTGGACGGCCTACATCTGTAGAGAGATCCTCAGG GGTCTGACCCACCTTCACCAACACAAGGTCATCCACAGAGACATAAAGGGTCAGAACGTCCTGCTGACTGAGAATGCAGAGGTCAAACTGG tGGACTTTGGCGTGAGTGCCCAATTGGACCGTACTGTGGGGAGAAGGAACACATTCATAGGGACACCATATTGGATGGCTCCTGAAGTAATCGCCTGCGACGAAAACCCAGAGGCCACCTACGACTTCAAG AGTGACCTGTGGTCTCTGGGTATTACGGCTATAGAGATGGCAGAAGGAGCACCAC CGCTGTGTGACATGCATCCAATGAGAGCCCTCTTCCTCATCCCCAGAAACCCCGCCCCCAGACTCAAGTCGAAAAAGTG GTCTAAGAAGTTCCAGTCGTTCATTGAGAGCTGCTTGGTGAAGAGTCACGGTCAGAGACCGAGCACAGAGCAGCTGTTGAAACACCCCTTTATCAGAGAGCTGCCCAACGAACGACAGGTCCGCATCCAGCTGAAGGACCACATCGACAGGACCAAGAAGAAgcggggagagaggg atgAGACAGAGTATGAGTACAGTGgcagtgaggaagaggaggaagaacggGATGTGGGGGAACCaag CTCCATTATTAACATCCCTGGGGAGTCAACATTGAGGCGGGACTTCCTGAGGTTGCAGCTGGCCAATAAGGAGCGGTCTGAGGCTCTGAGGAGGCAGCAGTTGGAGCAACAGCAGAACGAGGAACACAAGCGCCTCCTGTTGGCAGAGCGACAGAAACGtattgaggaacagaaagaacagagaaGGAGACTGGAGGAG CAACAGCGTAGAGAGCGTGAGATCCGAAAACAGCAGGAGAGGGAACAGAGGAGGCGCTACGAAGAGATGGAGCAGCTGCGGAGGGATGAGGAGCGGAGGGATGAGGAGCGGAGGGATGAGGAGCGGCGACACGCCGAGAGagaacaggtacacacacag GAGTATATCCGTAggcagctggaggaggagcaaaGACAGCTGGAGATTCTACAGCAACAACTCCTCCAGGAGCAGGCTTTACTGATG GAGTACAAGCGAAAGCAGATTGAGGAGCAGCGGCAGGCTGATCGTCTCCAAAGACAGTTGCAGCAGGAGCGGGCCTACCTTGTGTCCCTCCAGCAGCCCCGACCGCAGGACAAGAAACAGCTGTACCACTACAAAGACACAGCCCCCAGTAATGACAAGCCGGCCTGGGCCAAGGAG GTGATGCGTCGAGCCCAAAGTAACTCCCCTCGTATTCCTCCCAAGAAGTCCCACTCCTTCAACCAGCCTCGAGATGACAGCCTGTCACACCTCCTATCAAACCCTGAGTACGCCCCCCGCTCCCGCCCCCCTTCCTACCCTGCCCAATCAAGTCAGCCCAGGGAAATGTTCGTCCAGTCCGACTTCAAAAATAAGAATGTTCCATGTATTCGTGTGTCCTGCCCACCTGATCCCATCCCTGACTCCTCTTATCCAATCATGCGTCACCCTGAGCCCAGAAGGAGGAGCCCTGAGGGAGAAGTTCAGGAGTCAAGGGGAAGGAGTCCAGGTCCACGG gtggaGGAGCGTTCCAAGCTCAACAGACAGTGTTCTCCGGCGCTGCACCATAAAGGGTCAAACCGTATCTCCGACCCGTCCCTGCCGCCTCGCTCCGAGCCCTTCAGCAGTGGGGGCATAGAGCAATCCAgaacaccacccacacaccactctgtagaaccacag AGCATCTCCACATCTCCTCCCCACCTTCCCCACACCCTCCCTATCtcctcacctccccctctccttttctgGTCCTGGTCTGGTCCTGCTGAAATCCCCATCCTCCGGTCCTGGTCTGGTCTTGCTGTAATCCTCAACCTCTGGTCCTGCTGTGATCTTCTTGGTATGGTATTGGTCCTGGTCTGGTCCTGCTGTAATCCTCAACCTCTGGTCCTGCTGTGA